The Mytilus edulis chromosome 12, xbMytEdul2.2, whole genome shotgun sequence genome contains a region encoding:
- the LOC139498382 gene encoding E3 ubiquitin-protein ligase TRIM71-like has translation MAQAASKTCEVCLSAPGSQYCIDCEEYYCENCKLLHNRQKLSRSHQFQKASDLIPEGKSKCSEHKEELTLICNTCNAQICARCVTGKHNGHTFSQIVDVIVQLRGDNETKLRGKTNEANKNIQKIEESLNVFDNSVESVIKAINDEGNTIKCMVDKYVAQMIALVKEQSKKEKDKLMNMLSDAKSVLVGGQTIDRKRNELDKTRQDGSLVQKINNLKEEIDKLHINPLPEFPNISFSRKSVAEDDIRQLIGTYNISNCSPVLEKKEQRHGYLNRCSDCGREEILPFGDI, from the exons ATGGCTCAAGCTGCGTCTAAAACATGCGAAGTTTGCTTGAGTGCTCCTGGATCACAATACTGCATAGACTGTGAGGAATACTattgcgaaaattgtaagttgcTACATAATAGACAAAAGTTATCGAGAAGCCATCAGTTTCAAAAAGCGTCCGACCTGATCCCGGAAGGTAAATCGAAATGTAGTGAACACAAAGAAGAACTTACCTTAATTTGTAACACATGTAATGCACAGATATGCGCACGTTGTGTGACGGGCAAACACAATGGGCATACATTTTCCCAGATTGTTGATGTCATCGTTCAACTACGTGGAGATAATGAAACGAAACTTCGTGGCAAGACAAATGAAGCAAATAAAAACATACAGAAGATTGAGGAAAGCTTGAATGTGTTTGATAATTCCGTTGAGTCTGTTATAAAAGCAATCAACGATGAAGGCAACACGATTAAATGTATGGTTGATAAATATGTAGCTCAGATGATAGCATTGGTGAAAGAACAATCCAAAAAGGAGAAAGACAAACTGATGAATATGTTGTCCGATGCAAAATCCGTGCTTGTTGGTGGACAAACCATAGACAGAAAGAGAAATGAACTAGATAAAACCCGACAGGATGGAAGTTTGGTACAAAAGATCAATAATCTGAAAGAAGAAATCGACAAACTACATATAAATCCTCTTCCAGAGTTTCCCAATATATCCTTTAGTCGTAAATCTGTAGCTGAAGATGACATTAGGCAACTGATAGGGACATATAATattag CAATTGTTCACCAGTCCTTGAAAAAAAGGAGCAACGTCATGGGTACTTAAACAGATGTTCTGATTGTGG GCGTGAGGAAATTTTACCATTCGGAGACAT TTAG